One genomic segment of Flagellimonas marinaquae includes these proteins:
- a CDS encoding T9SS type B sorting domain-containing protein, giving the protein MKALFSAVCCFFLFQATSAQNSPDCRTAIPVCADAPILGTTDGGGDIDDFDPEVITQTGCLEKGSVSSANIENNTGWFVFRAGTDGQIGFDIEALPVNPGGPITAEWDFALYGPFDETSNDNFCTIIGDGSAQPIRCNYEYNDTGFTGIGVNPVDGREGAPFVKSSQNTYDEWLNVTAGEIYYLYINNYNTNFDDEPEDFILTFTGSSVDADQNSALDCTLRDQFLGFDIVACEGDPDITLSALNSPAGSNITSVEWSVDYEDDGIIDATLPGTGSFGAELVVSSPNSGRYYVEIEWPFGNPLTDDILITFYGTPELDEVRVIDDLVNSDQTDPYNIEIVPVGDGNYEYAINGGEFQDDPLFYDVPPGINTVVINDKNGCGITDPIEFLVVGYPKFFTPNSDGVHDNWNVYGVEELVNPVVYIFDRYGKLLKQIDVNIGWDGTFNGRVMPSSDYWFRLDYERDDEGVLVATSVRRHFSLVR; this is encoded by the coding sequence ATGAAAGCCCTTTTCAGCGCTGTCTGCTGTTTTTTTCTATTTCAAGCGACAAGTGCGCAAAACTCGCCAGATTGTAGAACTGCAATTCCTGTTTGCGCCGACGCGCCTATCTTGGGGACCACCGATGGAGGTGGGGATATCGACGATTTTGACCCGGAAGTGATTACCCAAACAGGATGTTTGGAAAAAGGTAGCGTAAGTTCTGCCAATATAGAAAACAATACGGGCTGGTTCGTATTTAGGGCTGGAACGGACGGTCAAATAGGGTTTGATATTGAGGCATTGCCCGTTAATCCCGGAGGCCCTATAACGGCGGAATGGGATTTTGCACTATATGGGCCATTTGATGAAACATCCAATGATAATTTTTGTACCATAATAGGGGATGGCAGCGCCCAGCCGATTCGCTGCAATTACGAATACAACGACACAGGTTTTACCGGAATTGGAGTTAACCCTGTGGATGGCCGGGAGGGAGCTCCCTTTGTAAAGTCCAGTCAAAACACCTACGACGAATGGTTAAATGTGACTGCTGGGGAAATTTACTATTTGTACATTAACAACTACAACACCAATTTTGATGACGAGCCAGAAGATTTTATCCTTACGTTTACAGGGTCTTCGGTAGATGCTGATCAGAACAGCGCTTTGGATTGTACACTTCGTGACCAGTTTTTAGGGTTCGATATTGTTGCTTGCGAGGGTGACCCGGATATCACCTTGTCTGCTTTAAACTCGCCGGCGGGTTCCAATATCACTTCAGTAGAATGGAGTGTGGACTATGAGGATGATGGAATTATTGATGCTACTTTGCCAGGGACAGGTTCTTTTGGTGCCGAGTTGGTGGTTTCAAGTCCTAATTCAGGAAGATATTATGTTGAGATCGAATGGCCTTTTGGTAACCCTTTGACCGACGACATCTTGATTACCTTTTACGGAACGCCCGAATTGGATGAGGTCCGGGTAATCGACGATTTGGTAAACAGTGATCAAACTGACCCCTACAATATCGAGATTGTGCCCGTGGGCGATGGTAATTACGAATATGCCATTAACGGTGGAGAGTTTCAGGACGACCCCTTGTTCTACGATGTGCCTCCCGGGATAAATACCGTGGTGATCAACGATAAAAACGGATGTGGTATAACCGATCCTATTGAGTTTTTAGTGGTCGGTTATCCTAAATTTTTTACGCCCAATAGCGATGGGGTTCACGATAACTGGAATGTTTACGGTGTTGAGGAGTTGGTGAATCCGGTGGTTTATATTTTTGACCGTTATGGTAAACTATTAAAACAAATAGATGTAAATATCGGTTGGGACGGAACATTTAATGGTCGTGTTATGCCCTCTTCCGATTATTGGTTCCGTTTGGATTATGAACGCGACGACGAGGGTGTATTGGTGGCTACCTCGGTTCGCCGACACTTTTCATTGGTGCGATAA
- a CDS encoding DUF4293 domain-containing protein, producing MIQRIQTLYLLIVGLISGILPFFLNLWVEVDGKEVYAQDQVLVSLVFYVAAVLSVVSILLYKKRQNQFVVNRLNMILNLFLLGFFVYRSLSLSGETVVSEKGIGMLIPVFSIVFLVLANRAIKKDEDLVKSVDRLR from the coding sequence ATGATTCAGCGGATACAAACGTTATATTTACTGATTGTAGGCCTTATTTCGGGAATACTTCCGTTTTTTCTGAATCTATGGGTCGAAGTAGACGGAAAAGAGGTATATGCCCAGGACCAAGTGCTTGTTAGCCTTGTTTTTTATGTGGCCGCCGTACTTTCCGTGGTTTCGATTTTATTGTACAAAAAGCGACAAAATCAATTTGTGGTAAACAGATTGAATATGATATTGAATCTTTTTTTACTAGGATTTTTCGTTTATCGATCGCTAAGTTTATCCGGAGAAACTGTGGTTTCTGAGAAGGGTATTGGGATGCTGATTCCTGTATTTTCTATCGTTTTTCTTGTCCTGGCCAACAGGGCTATCAAAAAGGATGAAGATCTTGTAAAATCTGTTGATCGCTTACGTTGA
- a CDS encoding metallophosphoesterase family protein → MTKILLLSDTHGHMDRSILKYAAQADEIWHAGDIGSLSVTDQLEALKPVRGVHGNIDDHVIQKEFPENNRFMCEGVDVWITHIGGYPNKYNVRVREEIKANPPKLFICGHSHILKVMHDKKLGLLHMNPGACGKHGFHQVRTMLRFVIDGDKISDLEVVELGKR, encoded by the coding sequence ATGACCAAGATTTTATTGCTTTCCGATACCCACGGACACATGGATAGATCCATTTTAAAGTATGCTGCGCAGGCCGATGAAATCTGGCATGCCGGAGATATTGGAAGTCTATCCGTAACCGACCAATTGGAAGCTTTGAAACCTGTTCGAGGGGTACATGGCAATATTGACGACCATGTAATACAGAAGGAATTTCCGGAAAATAATAGATTTATGTGCGAAGGCGTGGATGTTTGGATCACACACATTGGGGGCTACCCCAACAAATATAATGTGCGGGTTCGTGAAGAGATCAAGGCCAATCCCCCAAAACTTTTTATCTGCGGACATTCCCATATCTTAAAAGTGATGCATGATAAAAAACTAGGCCTATTGCACATGAACCCCGGAGCCTGTGGCAAACATGGGTTCCATCAAGTACGTACCATGTTGCGATTTGTGATCGATGGCGACAAAATATCGGACCTGGAGGTTGTAGAGTTGGGAAAGCGCTGA
- the proS gene encoding proline--tRNA ligase, translated as MGKNLTRREEDYSKWYNELVVKSDLAENSGVRGCMVIKPYGYAIWEKMQGQLDKMFKETGHENAYFPLFIPKSYLSKEASHVEGFAKECAVVTHYRLKNAEDGSGIVVDEDAKLEEELIVRPTSETIIWDTYRRWIQSYRDLPLKVNQWANVVRWEMRTRLFLRTAEFLWQEGHTAHATREEAMEEAELMMDVYAEFAEKYMGVPVIKGTKTESERFAGAEETFCIEALMQDGKALQAGTSHFLGQNFAKAFDVKFANKEGKQEYVWATSWGVSTRLMGALVMTHSDDNGLVLPPKLAPIQVVIVPIYKGLDQLDAISEKVEPLVKELRDRGITVKYDTRDTHKPGFKFNEYELKGVPVRLAVGQRDLANGTFEVARRDTLTKEIVKAEEVVDKVVSLMGDIQENIFKKALDYRKEHITQVDSYDEFKKIIEEKGGFVSAHWDGTTETEDKIKEETKATIRCIPLNAEKEEGSCMVTGKPSVRRVLFAKAY; from the coding sequence ATGGGTAAAAATTTAACAAGAAGAGAAGAGGATTATTCCAAATGGTACAACGAACTGGTTGTGAAGTCAGATTTGGCCGAAAACTCAGGAGTTCGGGGATGTATGGTAATTAAGCCCTATGGTTATGCCATATGGGAAAAAATGCAGGGCCAACTGGACAAAATGTTCAAGGAGACAGGGCACGAGAATGCTTACTTTCCGTTGTTTATACCCAAGTCTTACTTAAGTAAGGAAGCGAGCCATGTGGAAGGTTTTGCCAAGGAGTGTGCCGTGGTGACCCATTATCGGCTAAAGAATGCCGAGGATGGCAGTGGCATTGTGGTGGACGAGGATGCAAAACTGGAAGAAGAGCTGATCGTAAGGCCAACTTCGGAAACCATTATCTGGGATACGTACCGCAGATGGATTCAATCGTATAGAGATCTTCCGTTAAAGGTGAACCAATGGGCAAATGTGGTTCGTTGGGAAATGAGAACGCGCCTTTTTTTACGGACTGCCGAATTTTTATGGCAAGAGGGACATACGGCTCATGCAACAAGAGAAGAGGCTATGGAGGAGGCTGAGCTTATGATGGACGTGTATGCCGAGTTTGCCGAAAAATACATGGGTGTTCCTGTGATCAAGGGCACAAAAACGGAAAGCGAACGTTTTGCGGGAGCAGAAGAGACTTTTTGTATAGAGGCTCTAATGCAGGATGGTAAAGCTCTACAGGCCGGCACTTCTCACTTTTTAGGACAGAATTTCGCAAAAGCTTTTGATGTGAAGTTCGCAAACAAAGAAGGAAAACAAGAATATGTCTGGGCAACCTCATGGGGTGTTTCCACCAGATTGATGGGAGCCTTGGTAATGACGCATAGCGATGACAATGGTTTGGTGTTGCCCCCTAAATTGGCACCGATCCAGGTAGTAATTGTTCCGATCTATAAAGGGTTAGATCAGTTGGATGCCATTTCAGAAAAAGTTGAGCCATTGGTGAAAGAGTTAAGGGATAGGGGGATTACCGTTAAGTATGACACTCGCGATACCCATAAACCAGGCTTTAAATTCAATGAATATGAGCTTAAGGGTGTGCCTGTTCGTTTAGCCGTGGGCCAACGGGACCTTGCCAATGGTACTTTTGAGGTTGCGAGACGGGATACCTTGACCAAGGAAATCGTAAAAGCCGAAGAGGTTGTGGATAAGGTAGTCTCTTTAATGGGCGATATTCAGGAAAACATTTTCAAGAAAGCTTTGGATTACCGCAAAGAACATATAACCCAAGTAGATTCTTACGATGAGTTTAAAAAAATAATCGAGGAAAAGGGCGGATTTGTTTCGGCCCATTGGGATGGTACCACAGAGACGGAGGATAAGATAAAAGAGGAGACCAAGGCCACCATTCGCTGTATCCCATTGAATGCGGAAAAGGAGGAAGGTAGCTGTATGGTAACAGGAAAACCTTCTGTTCGGAGGGTGTTGTTTGCAAAGGCCTATTAA
- the truA gene encoding tRNA pseudouridine(38-40) synthase TruA, producing MRYFIQFSYFGKAYHGWQNQPNAITVQKVLEKALSTLLRDKIDVVGAGRTDAGVHAKQMFCHFDFDSIEDKKDLAYRLNAFLPDDIAVQEIRTVVDGAHARFDAIERTYEYWLVREKDPFLFDYAHWVKHPLDLPAMNEAAKMLLEYTDFECFSKSNTDVKTFNCDVRQAYWEVRADKWVFTITADRFLRNMVRAVVGTLLDVGLKKIKSEDMHRIIASKDRSEAGVSVPAKGLYLTKVIYPKDIF from the coding sequence TTGAGATACTTCATCCAATTTTCATATTTCGGAAAAGCATATCACGGTTGGCAAAACCAACCGAACGCCATAACCGTACAAAAAGTGTTGGAGAAAGCGTTAAGCACCTTGCTTCGTGACAAAATTGATGTGGTTGGTGCTGGCAGAACCGATGCAGGTGTCCATGCCAAACAAATGTTCTGTCATTTTGATTTTGATTCGATTGAAGATAAAAAGGATTTGGCATACAGGCTAAATGCCTTTTTGCCAGATGATATTGCAGTACAAGAAATTAGAACCGTTGTTGATGGCGCCCATGCCCGGTTCGATGCCATTGAACGCACTTACGAGTATTGGCTGGTACGGGAAAAAGACCCTTTTCTTTTTGATTACGCCCATTGGGTGAAGCATCCATTGGATTTACCCGCCATGAACGAGGCGGCAAAAATGCTCTTGGAGTACACTGATTTTGAATGCTTTTCCAAATCCAATACCGATGTAAAAACGTTTAATTGTGATGTGCGCCAGGCTTACTGGGAAGTTCGCGCGGACAAATGGGTGTTTACCATTACTGCAGACCGTTTTTTGAGAAATATGGTTCGGGCCGTGGTTGGTACCTTGCTGGATGTTGGGTTGAAGAAAATCAAAAGTGAAGACATGCACCGAATCATAGCAAGTAAAGATAGGAGCGAGGCTGGCGTGTCCGTCCCTGCAAAAGGGTTATATTTGACCAAGGTTATCTATCCAAAAGATATTTTTTGA
- a CDS encoding OmpP1/FadL family transporter yields the protein MKRISTFIMVLACTFASAQTIDDVLRYSSENLQGTARFQAMGGAFGALGGDLSALNINPAGSAVFNFSEIAITGSNYHTNNDALYGNSVTNTTSNSLDFNQVGGVFVFNSSNDGPWKKIALAFNYDLVNNFDNEFVAAGNTSVGIDNYFLNFAQGEPLGPLRTQQGEFIEEAYLDIGSSLGYSAQQAFLGFQAGLIEPVDDDDQNTAYFSNAQYGSVNQRFIQNTSGYNSKFTLNFASQYEESLYIGATLNFHNVLYDRVTYLDESGYDAESPIQFASFDNLLHTEGHGFSFSVGAIAKLNQSIRVGGSYQSPTWYRLTDDTSQRINTNLAVSDIDFINFGIVNLYDEYRIKTPEKYTGSIALVFGQEGLISLDYSYQDMSKAELRPTSDPSFGAENDFIASTLGAVNSYRLGGEYRIQEVSLRAGYRFEESPYEDGDFIGDLNGFSAGIGYSFGPNRLDLAFSRTEQDVNSYLFDGGIDSATFIERVNTNISLGYTLKF from the coding sequence ATGAAAAGAATCTCAACTTTCATAATGGTATTGGCTTGCACTTTCGCAAGTGCTCAGACCATCGACGATGTATTGCGCTACAGTTCCGAAAACCTTCAGGGAACTGCAAGGTTCCAAGCCATGGGCGGCGCATTTGGTGCTTTGGGAGGCGACTTGTCCGCCCTAAATATCAATCCTGCCGGTTCGGCCGTGTTCAATTTTAGTGAAATTGCCATCACAGGGTCCAACTATCATACCAATAACGATGCACTTTACGGAAACAGCGTAACCAATACAACATCCAACTCTTTGGATTTTAATCAGGTCGGTGGCGTATTTGTTTTTAATTCATCCAACGATGGTCCTTGGAAGAAAATTGCGCTGGCATTCAACTATGATTTGGTGAATAACTTTGACAATGAATTCGTTGCGGCCGGAAACACTTCCGTCGGAATTGACAATTATTTCCTCAATTTTGCACAAGGAGAGCCATTGGGGCCATTGCGAACCCAACAAGGGGAATTTATCGAAGAGGCTTATTTGGATATTGGCTCTAGTTTGGGCTATTCCGCGCAACAAGCGTTTCTTGGTTTTCAGGCCGGATTAATAGAACCCGTTGATGATGATGACCAAAACACAGCTTATTTTTCCAATGCCCAATACGGAAGCGTAAACCAGAGATTTATCCAAAACACATCGGGCTACAATAGCAAGTTCACCTTGAATTTTGCCAGTCAATACGAGGAGAGCCTTTACATAGGGGCCACGCTGAATTTTCACAATGTATTGTACGACAGGGTCACCTATTTGGATGAAAGTGGGTACGATGCCGAATCCCCGATTCAGTTTGCCTCTTTTGACAATTTATTGCACACCGAGGGACACGGCTTCTCCTTTAGCGTGGGCGCCATAGCCAAATTGAACCAATCCATTAGGGTGGGCGGTAGTTACCAATCACCAACATGGTATAGACTAACGGATGATACATCCCAACGCATCAACACTAATTTGGCGGTTTCCGATATCGACTTCATCAATTTTGGCATTGTTAACCTATATGATGAATACAGAATCAAAACACCCGAAAAGTATACCGGTAGTATTGCCCTTGTATTTGGACAAGAAGGACTGATCAGCTTGGATTATTCGTACCAAGATATGTCCAAGGCCGAACTTAGACCCACATCCGACCCTAGTTTTGGCGCTGAGAACGATTTTATAGCCAGCACGCTGGGTGCTGTAAATTCGTATCGACTTGGTGGCGAATACAGGATACAGGAAGTAAGCCTTAGAGCTGGATACCGGTTTGAAGAAAGCCCTTATGAGGATGGTGATTTTATTGGTGACCTAAATGGGTTCTCCGCAGGAATTGGTTACAGTTTTGGTCCCAACCGACTGGATTTGGCCTTTAGTAGAACCGAACAAGATGTAAATTCATATTTATTTGATGGCGGCATCGATAGCGCAACCTTTATAGAAAGGGTCAACACCAATATATCCCTGGGCTACACCTTAAAATTTTAG
- the rpsT gene encoding 30S ribosomal protein S20, whose protein sequence is MANHKSALKRIRRNEAVRLRNRYQHKTVRNAIKKLRNEEDKKAAEALLPTVVGMIDKLAKKNIIHNNKAANLKSKLMTKVAAM, encoded by the coding sequence ATGGCAAACCATAAGTCAGCATTAAAGAGAATCAGAAGAAACGAAGCAGTGCGTTTGCGTAATAGGTATCAGCACAAAACTGTGCGTAACGCCATCAAAAAATTACGTAACGAAGAAGATAAAAAAGCTGCTGAAGCTTTGTTGCCCACTGTTGTTGGAATGATAGATAAATTGGCAAAGAAAAACATCATTCATAATAATAAGGCGGCAAACCTTAAAAGCAAATTGATGACCAAGGTTGCAGCTATGTAA
- the rho gene encoding transcription termination factor Rho encodes MFEISDLKAKKLPELQEIAKDLNVPKFKSLKKLDLVYQILDVQASNPKAVAETVAANKDEKPAPEPKPKRTRTPRPKTTDTKSKEGETTEKAPQKREPKSSNDNAKGKNQGQGQPQKKDNTPQQNEGGQQKNQNNRRTKQHNKGHHDKKNSNFDKDLKNRYKEPEYEFDSIIESEGVLDIMQDGYGFLRSSDYNYLSSPDDIYVSQSQIRLFGLKSGDTVLGNIRPPKEGEKYFPLIKVNKINGLDPQVVRDRVAFEHLTPLFPQEKFNLAEKQSTLSTRIMDLFSPIGKGQRGMIVSQPKTGKTMLLKDIANAIAANHPEVYQIILLIDERPEEVTDMQRNVRGEVVASTFDKEATEHVRVANIVLDKAKRLVECGHDVVILLDSITRLARAYNTVQPASGKVLSGGVDANALHKPKRFFGAARNIENGGSLSIIATALTETGSKMDEVIFEEFKGTGNMELQLDRRISNRRIFPAIDLISSSTRRDDLLLDENTIQRMWIMRKYLADMNPVEAMEFMEQRIKQTKNNEEFLLTMSE; translated from the coding sequence ATGTTCGAGATTTCAGATCTAAAAGCTAAAAAGCTTCCTGAGTTGCAAGAAATTGCAAAGGATCTTAATGTTCCCAAATTCAAATCGTTAAAAAAATTGGACCTGGTCTACCAAATTCTGGACGTACAGGCCTCCAACCCAAAAGCGGTTGCAGAAACCGTTGCTGCGAACAAAGACGAGAAACCAGCGCCAGAGCCCAAACCAAAAAGAACAAGAACTCCCCGACCTAAAACTACCGACACCAAAAGCAAAGAGGGAGAAACCACGGAAAAAGCCCCACAGAAAAGAGAGCCCAAGAGTTCCAACGACAACGCCAAAGGAAAAAATCAAGGGCAAGGGCAACCTCAAAAAAAGGACAACACCCCTCAACAAAACGAGGGCGGCCAGCAAAAAAATCAAAATAACAGAAGGACCAAACAACATAACAAAGGCCATCACGATAAAAAGAACAGCAATTTCGATAAGGATTTAAAAAACAGGTACAAAGAACCTGAATATGAGTTCGATAGCATTATCGAGAGTGAAGGGGTCCTGGACATTATGCAGGATGGCTACGGGTTCCTAAGGTCTTCGGATTACAACTACCTGTCATCACCGGATGATATTTATGTTTCCCAATCACAAATTCGATTGTTCGGACTTAAGTCCGGGGATACTGTTCTCGGGAACATAAGACCGCCAAAGGAAGGTGAAAAATATTTCCCCTTGATCAAAGTGAACAAAATAAATGGACTCGACCCCCAAGTGGTTCGTGACAGGGTAGCTTTTGAGCACCTTACCCCATTGTTCCCTCAGGAAAAGTTCAATTTAGCCGAAAAACAAAGTACACTTTCCACAAGAATCATGGATTTGTTCTCTCCTATTGGAAAAGGACAAAGGGGAATGATCGTTTCCCAACCCAAAACAGGTAAGACCATGTTGTTGAAAGATATTGCCAACGCAATCGCAGCCAACCACCCAGAGGTTTACCAAATCATTCTTTTGATCGATGAACGCCCAGAAGAGGTTACAGATATGCAACGCAATGTGCGAGGTGAAGTAGTTGCTTCTACTTTTGACAAAGAAGCCACAGAGCACGTAAGGGTTGCAAACATTGTTCTGGACAAAGCAAAAAGATTGGTGGAATGCGGCCACGATGTGGTAATCCTGTTGGATTCCATTACCCGTTTGGCCCGTGCCTACAACACCGTACAGCCAGCTTCCGGTAAAGTATTGAGTGGTGGTGTGGATGCCAATGCACTGCACAAGCCGAAACGTTTCTTCGGTGCGGCACGTAATATTGAAAATGGCGGGTCCCTTTCCATTATCGCCACAGCCCTAACGGAGACCGGCTCTAAAATGGACGAGGTGATTTTTGAAGAGTTCAAGGGTACTGGCAACATGGAACTTCAGTTGGATAGAAGAATATCCAACAGAAGAATTTTCCCTGCTATCGACCTAATTTCTTCATCTACTCGAAGAGATGACCTATTATTGGATGAAAATACCATTCAACGCATGTGGATAATGCGAAAATATCTTGCGGACATGAACCCGGTTGAAGCTATGGAGTTTATGGAGCAGCGCATTAAACAAACAAAAAACAATGAAGAATTTTTACTTACCATGAGTGAGTAA